The Carassius gibelio isolate Cgi1373 ecotype wild population from Czech Republic chromosome B5, carGib1.2-hapl.c, whole genome shotgun sequence genome segment GCATGAGTCATATATAAGTGCCTACTATTATGAAGCTGCAGAAAGAAATCATCATCATTCAGTGCAATGCATCATACTATGAACTTGAATCCATTACACATTCTACACACTGTACAGATTCTATTAAAGCAGTTTATTTTCAGTTGTACTCTTTACATAGATGTGATTGTGTTCACGTTCCTGCAGGAGCAGGATTAACGACACTTTAATAGACATTCACATAGAAAATGgtgttttaaactgtaaaaatatttcacaatcctgcagattttactgtttttttatcaattaaatgcagccttgatgagcatgagagactgaaaacatttttaaaatcttaaacaaTTTTAACCTGTTCTTTTTTAAAACcaacaatcataaaaaaaaaattataaaaaaaaaaagacaaatgttaaatgttgatttattttacacATGACGGACATAAATGTCACTCATTTTGAAAATGAAGCATCTGTAACGCGATTTCAGATTCTAGTCTGACTCATATGTTTCTGATTTGTCTCCAAACATGTAAAAACACCAACTGGATAAAAACTTATCCAGACACAAAAGAGAACGAGCAATTGTTTCACTGTATTAGAGCGACACCTTGTGGCTAAACAAGTAAAGATGAACATTTTGTTctcttaaaatgtttattatgcttAGACTTGCGTTGGGAGGATATGAGCAATAGTTGCTGTTCTCCAGTGTACAGCAGATCATCACACTGACACACGTGTCTGTCCACATGCAGACATGCGTGTTCGCTCGTGTGTAGATGCGTCATACAGAGCAGACGTTCAATCATATGAACACATCAATTAACACAACGCTGGTTTCATAAGGGTTTGTTGCAGATCCACTGTGAACATCTCAAAGCTAGAATCATTCACTCCCACAGTCTGtcactgcatttgtgttttaGGATCCAAAAGCATCACCAGCAGCACTCGGCTCTTCAGGATCGGATATTTTCAGGCATAAATGCCGCTGGTGTCTCGATATTCCTGCTGAAGAGGAACTAGAATGTGTTCAGAAGATCTGAGGAGTCAAATACAGCAGGTAACAGTCACATGAACCGCTTTAGAGAGCTCACTTTTGATTTTCATAAGGAGATTGTGCACTGAGAACcataaattcaattcaaatgctcattctgtcatcatttactcgccttcATGTCATCACAAAGTCATTTAActtgctttcttctgtgaaacacaacaggagacgtttagcagaatgttcaggCTGTTCTTCTCAGTCAAAGCTAGCAGCATGAAAAGCTTTCTGCTTGTGAGTCACAGAGGAAATGAATGGGTTGCAATGACATGCAGGTGAATAAAAAACAAAGTGTCCGTTCTCACATGAATTATtcctttttaaaggaatagtttatacagaaattaaaatgtgttcaccctcagatcaggatgagtttgtttcttcatcaggtttgtagaaatgtagcattgcatcagcgtctcatcaatggatgctctgcagtgaatgggtgccgtcagaattagagtccaaacagctgataaaaacatccacaaGAAATTCACACGTACTTTacctgtgcagatttctctcctgattcagacttaacatcttaatgctggatgtgtttcatcttgtgtcttctccagatgtacactgatagactggagtgctgtggattattgtgatgtttttatcagactctcattctgacggcacccattcactgcagagcatccactgatgagacactgatgcaatgctacatttctccaaacctgatgaagaaacacgcTCATCTTGCATTCACTATTTCCAGAGGCTCATGTTTCCTCGCAGCTTTGTAAAGACATCTTTCAGTCAATGGCACCAGATTCATTAAACATTACTGGGTGTTTGATTGTATAATTTGttagtaaaaaaatacaattttacaaaaatgaaagACAAAAGAGAAAGCAGAAGGCAAAACAAGTGTCTCTTAGTGGTTGGCAGAGCAGCACACGTGTGGTCCACATGAAGATGATCGTCTTATACGTGGTCCTGATTGGTTAAGTCACATTAATACTGCAGTCGCTCACATTGGGCCGTTCTGCCGCAGATCTTCAGGGGAATCAAAGacgacagtgtgtgtgtgtgtgtgtgtgtgtcaggtccaCTAGCAGCACTTCTTCTTGCGTTTGCTGCTCTTGCTCAGTTTGACGACTtcgctctgctgctgctgctgctgtttggcCACACACTCTTTGCGTGTCTTCAGGACGAGCTCAGTGATGCAGTTGAACATCtgatgcacacacagacacaaccaCACTTCAGTGAGAGCGGCTCGATCCATAACAACACACACAATGCATTTCTGAGCATTAGACGtttgcttaaaaatatttttaaaaaaggccCATCCTGCACACTTTTGTAGTCTACAGTGTTATTATAGTATCACTGAGATCCTATTCCAGTTTATAACAATTCTAcgttaaattattgttttaatttcaacttattattcaatcttattattatatatttaaattcctTTGTTTTTGCTTTTCGAAATTATTTGTATTCAGTTTCACTAATTGTAATGCATCATGCTATTAcgatttcattcatattttaaatttgttttgtctgtagttttattgttgtttttacagttttattgtcATGCGTTTatagttttataaagttttaattaatattttagtacatcaagtgaATCTTCggtttaatttaagtttattttttaataatattttgtttttttaaaattatgaatttatttgttttttgttttaattttaaaggtttataaaatttgttatgtgttttgccatttttaatattattttttttaaatcatttttaatttaataattaatttttaattttataatattttaatacatcatACTTTTATAGccttattaacattttgaatatttcGTTTTGTCTACAGTTTTATTCTTATGCAtttatagttttagtttgttttacttATTTCAGTACATCAAGTGAATCTTAAATGTATCTATACAGTTttcttattttgattttttttagatgctttacaatttttttgttatttttccattttatttctaTAGTCAAGTGAATCTAAATGAAGATTTTGCCTTGGCAACTTGCtagttttctatattttatttcacttcagACTTTTTATGCTCTCAGTTTCAGTTACTATAGTACTCTGGAAATACAcccatttttttctttaaaggtgaaaCAATCTTAATTGTATAAAGCACTAGGAAAATAAATGTGACCATTTCCTTTCCTCAAAAGTCTTTGGTCTGGACAGGAAGAttagaaaagaacaagacaaACGCTGCTCTTCATGATCAGTCACATGATGAAGTTTAATCTGATGCGGTTTGAGAAGCTGGACTCACGTCCTCCACGTTGATGTTCTCTTTGGCGCTGGTCTCAAACAGTCGGATGCCCATCTGCTCGGCAAACTTCTGCGCGTCATTGGTCTCCACCACTTTAGAGGCGGGATCATCGTTCTTATTACCCACTGAACGCAGAGCACAGGAAGTGAGCGTTAAAACCAAGCACAACCAACCACCACAACAACCAGAGCTCCAGAAGAACCAGCAGCAAAGAGCAGAAAGATGCCCAGCTCAGATTTCATCCCAAAAATATACAAGTTAGAGAAACATTAGAGAAAGAAAACTCATTACCGGAATgctacaatttttctttttttacaacttGTAATTTTTAATAGCATTAGAATTGTGTGTGCAGGTCAAAGGTTTCAAGCTTAAAAACAATACGTGTAATACTGCGTTAAATTGTAACAGGAGCAGGACTGTTCTTGGTGAAGTTCATCCGATCCACAGCAGTGATACACTCACCTAATATTCGACAGACGTCGTCACAGTTCTGATTGATTTCATGAAGCCAGCGTTTGACGTTCACGAACGACTCGGCGCTGGAGACGTCATAAACCACTATAACTCCATGAGTGCCTCTATAGTACCTGAAAGAGACCACCACACAGCTTTACTAACACACAAATAAAACCACAGATGATGGACACAAGCACAGGtctgtaaataaatgcatattttttaataaatacatggtttttaaagtgtaacaatttaatgctaaattaaaatgaattttattcaaattattaaaaataaatcagtaaaatattttgtataaaataataattattttatagaataattttttttaaatctgaatatttCTCTTAAAATCCCTGGGAAACTTCCAGTAAATGAAGGACACAGTCACAGAAGCAGGCCTGGAGCGCTCGGCATCCACTAAACTCCACATATTCTGTGTTGATTAAGTTTGAGATAATCTGATCACGCTCTCATTGACCCGTCAGAATCGAGTTTAACACCAGGTTTCCATCAGCAGATCTCATCCTGAGAATGTGAAGAGGACTCCAGCATGTTTGGAATAAAAGAGTCTAAAGCAGACTGGATTCGTGAGCCGTGACTCTTTCACTTCCTGCGACTGACACCACTGACAGGAAGTGGTTGTCTGGGGTGACTTTTCTCGAGGCACACATCATCAGTTCCTATGTTGAAACATTAATCGTCATGATTTGAGGATCACTCATGTTCAGAACGACAGTGTTAGCAGGTTTAAAGCGTGATCGGTCTCTTCCCATGAGCTCAAATTCACTTATTCTAATAAGAGAGCGTATCACACCAGCAAACACCATCAACACCGGCCTTTGTGAAGCTGAACTCAGCCATACACGCCTTAAAATACAggacaatacaaaaatacataatgatATAGAAATAAATAGAACTAGTGAGTGAACTATGAGAATAAACAAGCAACTTGGTTTCatgaatttgatttaatttatctcGCTTCATTTGGAAATATTGCATGAACGTCATATTATAAAGTGTacgatattattttaataatacaagtATAATATTAAATGTCTAAGACTGTGaatgctcttaaaaaaaaaaaaaaggttgcatttGCTGTGCTTTATTGTAGGGCTTTACAATTTCACCAGATAAAtgtgttataattatatattaatatagctacaaaaatataaaaaatacaaataaccgTGTATGTGTCTATGTatgtctatatatacatataagatTTTTAGTCTTCAAAGACGCATCAGATTCAAAGCTTCACTCTCTCTGAACACATGAAACATGTCTTGGAAAGCATGAAGTCAAGCCTGCTCTCAGCAGCACACTGAAACTGAAGCGGTTTCCATCGTCTGAAAGAGGAAACAAGACACTGTAAAACCTGCTGTGTGAGATCACATCGTTCAGATATCTCTCTCCAAACACTGCAACACGCCTCACATTAACACACATTTACTCCAGGGTGTTCGGAGAATTTGAGAAACAGATAAAATACCAGCAGACAGCTCATCagaactagggctgtcaaaattgctcaaaaatgaaaaaacacaaatattcaaACTATTCGAACATCTAGTTGCGCATGTCGTCAAtgatttctgttccaaaaaactattccggtttgtcacaagtttcggaaagtttttttcgagtatggctctgtgtgacgttagatggagcggaatttccttatatgggtcctgaggcacttctgccggaagagcgcgcgctcccgtatagcagagcactgagagcacaacagacttcactgatcagagcgagagcgtcgccaaatgtcacaaaagaagtgtgtttttggttgccagggcaagacaaccctgcacagattaccaaaagagaaacagcattaagggaccagtggatggagtttatttttacagagcatcaatggagttgtgcaagtgtttgtgtttgttccctgcattttgaagatgcttgttttacaaacaaggcccaggtttacgctggatttgcacattgtttatttcttaaggatgatgcaatcccaacgaaaaagggtcacgatcgtgtgttggaaccgcaggcggtgagtaaaactgcttcaaatatctctgtgttgttaacttagctatcggtgtgtaagcacatcaagtaaacaacatgcgatgttgtcatcaaactgcactttccacatgtacagcttaaaaaaaaaaaaaaaagacgacaaagtggaacttagtcattttccaaaaccgctaagcaaatatatacagtttcaggaacgttacataccacatagagacgtcgttgctgatgctgctcttgttaaatttcagcctctggatctgattgtggatcataaatatacgctgaatctgactgaaagccatggtttgttttggatgatgttttttcctcacggtaatgtcacagcttccaaatgctctcaacgcaaaagcctactcgcgctcgtgattctttagctccgcccacacgtcacgcctccagccgctcgtgtttttctgggaaaaatcggtacagactatctttctcttatgaatataataaaactaaagactttttggagttatgaaggatgcagtaaaaaaggatgcaaaaaaaaatacaaaatgtacaaaataacttgctgcaaaaaaagtaaataaaaatgaataatgtacTACTGtacaattacaatattaatatttatagctGTCTTTGGAAGTAATCAAAGTAATTTCTTAATTTCAAggtttattttaaaggaaaactACAGGAAGCCCTTAAACCTTAAACCTGTTGTTCTCATCACACGTTTGTGAAGATGTCTGGCACCTCATGTGTTTCCAAACGCACATTTAACAACTCAATCTCAGATGCAGATGGAGTTCATGTGGATCATTTCCTGTGgatctattctattctaaaataaaaaaacgtgtCACTTTTAATTTACTTGCGCTCTATTAATTTACTAACtgcttattttatttgaattataatactaacactagcttctctaatctttttgtattctatttttctttttatttcctaTACACTTAACAAAAGCAAAGAAGGTCTCTATCACTCGGAGACGCTAAAATCATCAGATCGTGAGCGTCTCATGTGCAAATGAACACAGTTCACTGGGACGCATGCAGTGCTGCTCTCATCACTCACGTGGAGGTGATCGTCCGGAATCGCTCCTGTCCCGCTGTATCCCAGATCTGCAGCTTGACTTTCTCCCCGTTGATCTCCACCGTGCGAATCTTGAAGTCCACACCGATGGTGGTGATGTAGCTGCCTGAACAACACACAGATCCTCAGAAAACCACAGAACAAGCCAAGCAGAAACAGAGAGCATGCACACTACCAGTCAAACCTTTGGGACCTGAATGATTTTTCTGCTtgctatttgatcaaaaatacaggtgATAcgatttaatattgtgaaatattattataatgtcaaataatatttcatcatcatattattctgatttctgaagatcatgtgacactgaagactggaggaatgatgctgaaaatacagcggagcatcacagaaataaattacactttaaaggatattaaagttgaaaatactattttatattgtaataacatttagcaaaattactgtttattttctgtatttatcaaataaatgcagccttgatgagcagaagaaacttcagtaaaaacaatacaagtcttactgagcccaaactctCAAGCACAAGTATGTCCATGACCTCAATCATTTTTGCTGACACAATACATTGCCCattgtatttacataaaaaaacactataagaATCTGGGGAAAATCTCCACGAGTTCTCCACTTGTTACTTTGCACtttttgttagaaaatgtttaaaagcaCACGTGACGTGTTGATCCTACCTGAAAAAGTGTTATCAGCAAACCTCAGCAGTAAACTGCTTTTGCCAACACCTGtggaaaacagaaaaagaaaaaacattacagcTTCACACTGAACACATGAAACAACGTTCAAGGGCTCTGTGACGTCATAACTCACGTTCATAAAGCCATCCactttctatataaatgtattatattttatatactattataaatatacatattattgtgcatttatatgtatgtatacatatgaATAATACATCAGTACAACATCCCAACATTAAATGGCACATAGTAATACTAAATACCACAACTTATGCCTCAGGTTTGTTTATACATCGATTCGGTCAAAGACAGTTCAACTAATATACCAGTCAATATCACATATTCATAATTTACTTTATTagacacaataaaaaaaagtatttcagaacACACCCAGACTGTATTACTCTAAACTGTTGACAGGCCCATTATACGAGCTAAAGCAGAAACAACATCATCCCGTGTCATTTAAAAGCTGTCAAATGCATACACGGACGTGTTACGTGTGTATCGAGCAGAAATAACTCATATGAAGAGATTCTTGATCGTGAAAGTCGTTCTAAGCGAGCCGAGGCCTGCTTCCCGTCTCTCATCCTCGGTGTTTCCTTACCGCTGTCGCCGATGATGAGCAGCTTGAAGAGGTAATCATAGTCCCGCGCCATGGCCCGGCTCGACTCCCCCGCTCAGAGAGGCTCTCCAGGCAGAGAAAcctcctgctgctgctcctctcCCGGCGGAGAGGTAGCTGTATATGTGTTTTAACGTGTCCCCGGGTTTATTTTGATCGTTTAGCGGACTATCGGAGTCTCACACACCCATCATCTACACTCGCACAGGATCTGATGCTGCTCGCCGCTCAAACAAACCCCGCCCACAACTCGTGATGatgtactgcgcatgcgcacagaACACAACGGTACTGCCGCGGATCCACCAGCAGGGGTCCCACTTCACATTCTACATtagttactgtatttatttattttactgtctatggtatttATCAGGATTAACCCCAGCTTCAATCAGTTatgcacaagtgtgtgtgtgtgtgcgcgcgcgcgtgtgtgaatacataaataaacataaaaaacacacattaattcATAAAGACACGATACCGATTAAAACccgattttattgattttttaaagGAATACAAGAAACTaattgaaaacagtaatattgagagatattataacaattaaaaaaaattttcatgttaattaaatgtaatttatttctgtgatcaaagctgaattttcagcattagtatttcgtgtcacatgatccttcagaaatcataaaaaaaatctatttaaaataaaagctgttattttgaactccgttcataaaataattataaataaatgtatttacacaaataaactgcattttacataacaaatagaaaacagctattttaaatggtaataatatttcaccacaCGAGCAGACGGGActtaagaaacattaaaaaactgtaatatttaatattaataatcaattataaaatttttataatcatttattttaatttactgatgtTGTAAAAAAGtgccaaattaaattaaatgaaaaaaaaataaataaatgaataaaaaaaactagaaaaaaaagtttaattcactaaaaaaagtaaaaaaaaaaaataaaaaaaaaaaacataagctcACTTTTTTGCCCAAAGAGGATTGTGAAAACCCAACATCACATTCTCATTAGTCAATATAATTATTTCACTGAGCAAAAATGATGTGAATAAAGTGAAAGTTAAAAAAatcctttacatttttaattcagttg includes the following:
- the LOC127958281 gene encoding ras-related protein Rab-35-like, translating into MARDYDYLFKLLIIGDSGVGKSSLLLRFADNTFSGSYITTIGVDFKIRTVEINGEKVKLQIWDTAGQERFRTITSTYYRGTHGVIVVYDVSSAESFVNVKRWLHEINQNCDDVCRILVGNKNDDPASKVVETNDAQKFAEQMGIRLFETSAKENINVEDMFNCITELVLKTRKECVAKQQQQQQSEVVKLSKSSKRKKKCC